In Streptomyces sp. NBC_00414, a single window of DNA contains:
- a CDS encoding 6-phosphofructokinase, producing MRVGVLTGGGDCPGLNAVIRGIVRKGVQEYGYDFTGFRDGWRGPLEGDSVRLDIPAVRGILPRGGTILGSSRTNPLKAENGIRRIKENLAKCEVDALIAIGGEDTLGVAARLTDEYGVPVVGVPKTIDNDLSATDYTFGFDTAVGIATEAIDRLHTTAESHMRVLVCEVMGRHAGWIALHSGLAGGANVILIPEQRFDVDQVCAWVTSRFKASYAPIVVVAEGAMPKDGDMVLKDGTLDSFGHVRLSGVGEWLSKEIERRTGKEARTTVLGHVQRGGTPSAFDRWLATRFGLHAIEAVRDGDFGKMVALQGTDIVRVPIAEATARLKTVDPRLYEEVGVFFG from the coding sequence ATGCGGGTCGGAGTACTGACCGGAGGCGGCGACTGCCCCGGGCTCAACGCCGTCATCCGGGGCATCGTCCGCAAGGGCGTGCAGGAGTACGGCTATGACTTCACCGGCTTCCGGGACGGCTGGAGGGGTCCGCTGGAAGGCGACTCCGTCCGGCTCGACATTCCCGCCGTTCGAGGCATCCTGCCCCGCGGCGGCACCATCCTCGGCTCCTCGCGCACCAACCCCCTCAAGGCCGAGAACGGCATCCGCCGGATCAAGGAGAACCTCGCCAAGTGCGAGGTCGACGCGTTGATCGCGATCGGCGGCGAGGACACCCTCGGCGTCGCGGCCCGCCTCACCGACGAGTACGGGGTGCCCGTCGTCGGCGTACCGAAGACCATCGACAACGACCTGTCCGCCACCGACTACACCTTCGGCTTCGACACCGCCGTCGGGATCGCGACCGAGGCGATCGACCGGCTGCACACCACCGCCGAATCGCACATGCGGGTGCTGGTGTGCGAGGTGATGGGCCGGCACGCGGGCTGGATCGCGCTCCACTCGGGCCTCGCGGGCGGCGCGAACGTCATCCTCATCCCGGAACAGCGCTTCGACGTCGACCAGGTCTGCGCCTGGGTGACCTCACGCTTCAAGGCCTCGTACGCGCCGATCGTGGTCGTCGCCGAGGGTGCGATGCCCAAGGACGGCGACATGGTCCTGAAGGACGGCACGCTGGACTCCTTCGGGCATGTGCGGCTGTCGGGCGTGGGGGAGTGGCTGTCCAAGGAGATCGAGCGGCGCACGGGCAAGGAGGCGCGGACGACCGTCCTCGGGCATGTCCAGCGAGGTGGCACTCCGAGCGCCTTCGACCGCTGGCTCGCCACCCGGTTCGGGCTGCACGCGATCGAGGCCGTGCGGGACGGGGACTTCGGCAAGATGGTGGCGCTCCAGGGGACCGACATCGTCCGCGTCCCGATCGCGGAGGCGACGGCCCGCCTGAAGACGGTGGATCCCCGTCTGTACGAGGAGGTCGGGGTCTTCTTCGGCTGA
- a CDS encoding 2-hydroxyacid dehydrogenase: protein MEILAFGVQADEKPLLEEAFRAEGHHEARCLDVFLNEDTAPIAAGYETVSTSVNCELGNRVLQTLAAGGTQLIAQRSTGFNNIDLQVAERLGMTVARVSYYSPHSVAEFAWTLAMAVNRRIVRASNRTRDFDFRLDGLMGRDMHGRTAGILGTGKIGEAFTRIAHGFGMNLLGWDAAENPACLELGMKYVPKERLLVESDLVSLHVPLLPATQHLIDAAALRTMKDDAVLVNSSRGGLIDSRALVAELRAGRFTGVGLDVYEAEAGLFFLDKSLEVVDDDTLARLVTFPNVVVTSHQAYYTVDAVGQIIETTVRNVLDYRAGRRSENVLVPAPART, encoded by the coding sequence GTGGAGATTCTCGCCTTCGGCGTCCAGGCCGATGAGAAGCCCCTCCTCGAAGAGGCCTTCCGGGCAGAGGGGCACCACGAGGCCCGCTGCCTGGACGTCTTCCTCAACGAGGACACCGCCCCCATCGCGGCCGGCTACGAGACCGTCTCCACCAGCGTCAACTGCGAACTGGGCAACCGCGTCCTGCAGACCCTCGCAGCCGGCGGCACCCAGCTGATCGCCCAGCGTTCCACCGGCTTCAACAACATCGACCTCCAGGTCGCCGAGCGGCTGGGAATGACGGTCGCGAGGGTCTCGTACTACTCGCCCCACTCCGTAGCCGAGTTCGCCTGGACCCTCGCCATGGCCGTCAACCGCCGCATCGTCCGCGCCTCCAACCGCACGCGCGACTTCGACTTCCGCCTCGACGGGCTGATGGGCCGCGACATGCACGGCCGCACCGCGGGCATCCTCGGCACCGGCAAGATCGGGGAGGCGTTCACCCGTATCGCCCATGGCTTCGGGATGAACCTCCTCGGCTGGGACGCCGCCGAGAACCCCGCCTGCCTGGAACTGGGCATGAAGTACGTCCCCAAGGAGCGGCTCCTCGTCGAGTCCGACCTCGTCAGCCTGCACGTACCGCTGCTCCCCGCGACACAGCACCTGATCGACGCCGCCGCCCTGCGCACGATGAAGGACGACGCGGTCCTGGTGAACTCCAGCCGCGGCGGCCTCATCGACAGCCGGGCCCTGGTCGCCGAACTGCGCGCGGGCCGCTTCACCGGCGTCGGCCTCGACGTGTACGAGGCCGAGGCCGGGCTCTTCTTCCTCGACAAGTCCCTGGAGGTCGTGGACGACGACACCCTGGCCCGCCTCGTCACGTTCCCGAACGTCGTCGTCACCTCCCACCAGGCGTACTACACCGTGGACGCGGTCGGCCAGATCATCGAGACCACGGTGCGCAACGTCCTCGACTACCGGGCCGGCCGCCGCTCCGAGAACGTGCTGGTGCCCGCCCCCGCCCGCACCTGA
- a CDS encoding anthranilate synthase family protein: protein MNLLDLLDDPRPFALLRRRTPGHDHDTVELLLGPVTEHERLADIPEGLALVPYRQIRERGFDVHDDGTPLSVLTPEESYEFSLGQVLAELPAHDVRVEDGGFDVADEEYAEIVGRVLREEIGRGEGANFVIRRTYEGEIPGFGRADALALFRRLLVGERGAYWTFVVHTGERTLVGASPEVHVRMSGGTVVMNPISGTYRYPAAGPTPEDLLEFLADGKEIEELSMVVDEELKMMCAVGDMGGVVIGPRLKEMAHLAHTEYELRGRSSLDVREVLKETMFAATVTGSPVQNACRVIERHEVGGRGYYAGALALVGRDSGGAQTLDSPILIRTADIDGGGRLRVPVGATLVRGSDPASEVAETHAKVAGVLAALGVRPGRPGGNEARAVLADDPRVRAALDGRRASLAPFWLRMQEPSTDLAGHTLVVDGEDTFTAMLAHLLRSSGLAVTVRRYDEAGLREAVLAHEGPLVLGPGPGDPSDMTDPKMAFLRGLTAEVLRGHRYGVLGVCLGHELIAAELGLETVRKEIPYQGAQSDIDLFGRTETVGFYNSFVARCDDEAALELAAHGVEVSRGRAGEVHALRGPGFAGVQFHPESVLTLRGTDVVRDLLVQVRAGAGTSTFSERRPAR from the coding sequence ATGAACCTGCTCGATCTGCTGGACGATCCCCGCCCGTTCGCCCTGCTGCGCCGCCGCACGCCGGGCCACGATCACGACACCGTCGAGCTGCTGCTCGGCCCCGTCACCGAGCACGAGCGGCTGGCCGACATCCCCGAGGGCCTCGCCCTGGTCCCGTACCGCCAGATCCGCGAACGCGGCTTCGACGTCCACGACGACGGCACGCCCCTGTCGGTGCTCACGCCGGAGGAGTCGTACGAGTTCTCCCTGGGGCAGGTCCTCGCGGAGCTGCCCGCGCACGACGTGCGGGTCGAGGACGGCGGCTTCGACGTCGCGGACGAGGAGTACGCGGAGATCGTCGGGCGGGTGCTGCGCGAGGAGATCGGACGGGGCGAGGGCGCGAACTTCGTCATCCGGCGGACGTACGAGGGTGAGATCCCCGGGTTCGGCCGGGCCGACGCGCTGGCGCTCTTCCGGCGGCTGCTGGTGGGTGAGCGGGGCGCGTACTGGACGTTCGTCGTGCACACGGGAGAGCGGACGCTGGTCGGGGCGAGCCCCGAGGTGCATGTGCGGATGTCCGGCGGGACCGTCGTGATGAACCCGATCAGCGGGACGTACCGCTACCCCGCCGCGGGGCCGACGCCGGAGGACCTGCTGGAGTTCCTGGCCGACGGCAAGGAGATCGAGGAGCTCTCGATGGTCGTCGACGAGGAGCTCAAGATGATGTGCGCGGTCGGCGACATGGGCGGGGTCGTGATCGGGCCGCGGCTCAAGGAGATGGCGCATCTCGCGCACACCGAGTACGAGCTGCGGGGCAGGTCGTCGCTGGACGTGCGCGAGGTGCTGAAGGAGACCATGTTCGCCGCGACCGTCACCGGGTCGCCGGTGCAGAACGCGTGCCGGGTGATCGAGCGGCACGAGGTCGGCGGGCGCGGCTACTACGCGGGGGCCCTCGCCCTCGTCGGGCGCGACTCGGGCGGCGCCCAGACCCTCGACTCCCCCATTCTCATCCGGACCGCCGACATCGACGGCGGCGGACGGCTGCGGGTGCCGGTGGGCGCGACGCTCGTCCGCGGGTCGGACCCGGCGAGCGAGGTCGCGGAGACGCACGCGAAGGTGGCGGGCGTACTGGCCGCCCTCGGTGTACGTCCCGGCCGGCCGGGCGGGAACGAGGCGCGGGCGGTCCTGGCGGACGATCCGCGGGTGCGGGCCGCGCTCGACGGGCGGCGGGCCTCGCTGGCGCCGTTCTGGCTGCGGATGCAGGAGCCGTCCACCGATCTGGCGGGCCACACGCTGGTCGTGGACGGGGAGGACACCTTCACGGCGATGCTCGCGCATCTGCTGCGCTCGTCCGGTCTCGCCGTGACCGTGCGGCGGTACGACGAGGCGGGGCTGCGGGAGGCCGTCCTCGCGCACGAGGGCCCGCTGGTGCTGGGCCCCGGCCCGGGCGACCCGTCCGACATGACGGACCCGAAGATGGCCTTTCTGCGCGGCCTCACCGCTGAGGTGCTGCGCGGGCACCGGTACGGCGTCCTGGGCGTCTGCCTCGGCCACGAGCTGATCGCGGCCGAGCTGGGCCTGGAGACCGTGCGCAAGGAGATCCCGTACCAGGGCGCCCAGAGCGACATCGACCTGTTCGGGCGGACGGAGACCGTCGGCTTCTACAACAGCTTCGTGGCGCGCTGCGACGACGAGGCCGCGCTGGAGCTGGCGGCCCATGGCGTCGAGGTCTCCCGCGGCCGGGCGGGCGAGGTGCACGCGCTGCGCGGGCCGGGCTTCGCCGGGGTCCAGTTCCACCCCGAGTCGGTGCTGACCCTGCGCGGCACCGACGTCGTACGGGACCTGCTGGTTCAGGTGCGGGCGGGGGCGGGCACCAGCACGTTCTCGGAGCGGCGGCCGGCCCGGTAG
- a CDS encoding trp operon leader peptide encodes MFAHPTQNQNWWWTAHPAAH; translated from the coding sequence ATGTTCGCGCACCCGACCCAGAACCAGAACTGGTGGTGGACCGCTCACCCGGCGGCCCACTGA
- a CDS encoding class II 3-deoxy-7-phosphoheptulonate synthase, with product MTVNAKSSASAGNTWRDLPAAQQPEYPDAEALREVIADLESYPPLVFAGECDQLRARLGAVAKGEAFLLQGGDCAEAFDAVSADHIRNKLKTLLQMGAVLTYAASVPVVKVGRIAGQYSKPRSKNTETRDGVTLPTYRGDSVNGFDFDDKSRVPDPERLKRMYNASASTLNLVRAFTTGGYADLRQVHAWNQDFVRTSPSGQRYEQLAREIDQALHFMNACGADPEEFKTVEFYASHEALLLDYESALTRVDSRTGHLYDVSGHMVWIGERTRQLDGAHIEFASKIRNPIGIKLGPTTTAEDALQYIERLDPDREPGRLTFIVRMGADKVRDKLPELVEKVTASGATVAWITDPMHGNTYEAASGHKTRRFDDVLDEVKGFFEVHKGLGTHPGGIHVELTGDDVTECVGGGDEIFVDDLHQRYETACDPRLNRSQSLDLAFLVAEMYRDQ from the coding sequence GTGACCGTGAACGCTAAGTCCAGCGCGAGCGCTGGCAACACCTGGCGAGACCTTCCCGCGGCGCAGCAGCCCGAGTACCCCGATGCCGAGGCTCTGCGCGAAGTGATCGCGGACCTTGAGTCGTATCCGCCGCTCGTCTTCGCCGGCGAGTGCGACCAGCTGCGCGCCCGGTTGGGAGCAGTCGCCAAGGGCGAGGCGTTCCTTCTCCAGGGCGGCGACTGCGCCGAGGCCTTCGACGCCGTGTCCGCCGACCACATCCGCAACAAGCTCAAGACCCTGCTCCAGATGGGTGCCGTCCTCACGTACGCGGCGTCCGTGCCGGTCGTGAAGGTCGGCCGTATCGCCGGCCAGTACTCCAAGCCGCGCTCCAAGAACACCGAGACCCGCGACGGCGTGACCCTGCCGACGTACCGCGGCGACTCGGTCAACGGCTTCGACTTCGACGATAAGTCCCGGGTCCCGGACCCCGAGCGCCTGAAGCGGATGTACAACGCCTCCGCCTCCACGCTCAACCTGGTCCGCGCCTTCACCACCGGCGGTTACGCGGACCTGCGCCAGGTGCACGCCTGGAACCAGGACTTCGTGCGGACCTCGCCGTCCGGTCAGCGCTACGAGCAGCTGGCACGCGAGATCGACCAGGCGCTGCACTTCATGAACGCCTGCGGGGCCGACCCGGAGGAGTTCAAGACCGTCGAGTTCTACGCCTCCCACGAGGCGCTGCTCCTCGACTACGAGTCGGCGCTGACCAGGGTCGACTCCCGCACCGGGCACCTGTACGACGTGTCGGGCCACATGGTGTGGATCGGTGAGCGCACCCGGCAGCTGGACGGCGCGCACATCGAGTTCGCCTCGAAGATCCGCAACCCGATCGGGATCAAGCTGGGCCCGACGACCACGGCCGAGGACGCGCTGCAGTACATCGAGCGGCTCGACCCGGACCGCGAGCCCGGCAGGCTGACCTTCATCGTCCGGATGGGCGCCGACAAGGTCCGCGACAAGCTGCCCGAGCTGGTCGAGAAGGTCACCGCCTCGGGCGCGACCGTCGCCTGGATCACCGACCCGATGCACGGCAACACCTACGAGGCGGCCTCCGGCCACAAGACGCGCCGTTTCGACGACGTGCTCGACGAGGTCAAGGGCTTCTTCGAGGTCCACAAGGGCCTCGGCACCCACCCGGGCGGCATCCACGTCGAACTCACCGGTGACGACGTCACCGAGTGCGTGGGCGGCGGCGACGAGATCTTCGTCGACGATCTGCACCAGCGCTACGAGACGGCCTGCGACCCCCGCCTGAACCGCAGCCAGTCGCTTGACCTGGCCTTCCTGGTGGCGGAGATGTACCGGGACCAGTAG
- a CDS encoding (2Fe-2S)-binding protein: MFVCNCFGVTEAQVKKHAADGACTPRQIASACKAGTDCGSCVRRIQALLGRGALPAREAAGQDIPALAETGARAGRREERLDEAA, translated from the coding sequence GTGTTCGTCTGCAACTGCTTCGGAGTGACCGAGGCACAGGTGAAGAAGCACGCGGCGGACGGTGCCTGCACCCCCCGGCAGATCGCGTCCGCCTGCAAGGCGGGCACCGACTGCGGATCCTGCGTCCGGCGCATTCAGGCGCTGCTGGGCCGGGGCGCCCTTCCCGCCCGCGAAGCGGCGGGCCAGGACATCCCCGCACTGGCGGAAACGGGAGCCCGAGCGGGACGCCGGGAAGAACGGCTGGACGAGGCCGCCTAG
- the bfr gene encoding bacterioferritin, producing the protein MQGDPEVLEFLNEQLTAELTAINQYFLHAKMQENFGWTKLAKYTRSESFDEMKHAELLTDRILFLDGLPNYQRLFHVRVGQTVTEMFQADRQVEVEAIDRLRRGIDVMRAKGDVTSANIFESILADEEHHIDYLDTQLELVEKLGEALYIAQLIEQPES; encoded by the coding sequence ATGCAGGGCGACCCCGAGGTTCTCGAATTCCTCAACGAGCAGCTGACCGCCGAGCTCACCGCGATCAACCAGTACTTCCTGCACGCGAAGATGCAGGAGAATTTCGGCTGGACGAAGCTCGCGAAGTACACGCGCTCCGAGTCGTTCGACGAGATGAAGCACGCGGAGCTGCTCACCGACCGCATCCTTTTCCTGGACGGCCTGCCGAACTACCAGCGGCTCTTCCACGTCCGGGTCGGACAGACGGTCACCGAGATGTTCCAGGCGGACCGCCAGGTCGAGGTCGAGGCGATCGACCGGCTCAGGCGCGGTATCGACGTGATGCGGGCCAAGGGCGATGTCACGTCCGCGAACATCTTCGAGTCGATCCTCGCCGACGAGGAGCACCACATCGACTATCTGGACACCCAGCTTGAGCTGGTGGAGAAGCTCGGCGAGGCGCTCTACATCGCGCAGCTCATCGAGCAGCCGGAGAGCTAG
- a CDS encoding sulfite oxidase-like oxidoreductase — protein sequence MGQPVGRESGEAGQSELPPGQRLQRGWPVTHYGPVPKFRPERWEFRIFGATADSEKHCWTHDEFTALPYATVEADLHCVTKFSMIGAEWGGVPARTILEIAPPAPAVTHVMVWAEYGFSSNLRLDDFASERSIFATHKDGELLTAEHGFPLRLVVPHLYAWKGPKWVRGVEYMTADRRGFWEERGYHNIGDPWREQRYSYQEEPGDGPEL from the coding sequence ATGGGTCAGCCGGTGGGTCGTGAATCTGGAGAAGCAGGGCAGTCGGAGCTTCCGCCGGGGCAGCGACTGCAGCGGGGCTGGCCGGTCACGCACTACGGACCCGTACCGAAGTTCCGCCCCGAGCGCTGGGAGTTCAGGATCTTCGGGGCCACCGCCGACAGTGAGAAGCACTGCTGGACCCACGACGAGTTCACCGCCCTGCCCTACGCGACGGTCGAGGCCGATCTGCACTGCGTCACGAAGTTCAGCATGATCGGCGCGGAGTGGGGCGGCGTGCCGGCCCGGACGATCCTGGAGATCGCCCCGCCCGCACCGGCCGTCACCCATGTCATGGTCTGGGCGGAGTACGGCTTCAGTTCGAATCTGCGCCTCGACGACTTCGCGTCCGAGCGCTCGATTTTCGCCACCCACAAGGACGGCGAACTGCTCACCGCGGAGCACGGCTTCCCGCTGCGTCTGGTCGTGCCGCATCTGTACGCCTGGAAGGGCCCCAAATGGGTTCGCGGTGTGGAGTACATGACCGCCGACCGCCGCGGCTTCTGGGAGGAGCGCGGCTATCACAACATCGGCGACCCCTGGCGTGAGCAGCGCTACTCCTACCAGGAGGAGCCCGGGGACGGCCCCGAGCTCTGA
- a CDS encoding deoxyribonuclease IV — MSIQQSRNPVGSHVPVAGGLASVGLSYARELAAETVQVFVANPRGWATPPGNPAQDEAFRAACAAESIPAYVHAPYLINFGSHTEATVEKSVESLRHSLRRGRAIGALGVVVHTGSATGGRERSVALRQVREYLLPLLDELTHDDDPFLLLESTAGQGSSLCSRTWDFGPYFEALDAHPKLGVCLDTCHIFAAGHDLTGPSGMHQTLDLLVDTVGEGRLKLIHANDSKDVAGAHKDRHENIGAGHIGEDPFRALMTHPATEGVPLVIETPGGKEGHAADVERLKKLRDG, encoded by the coding sequence GTGAGCATCCAGCAGTCCCGCAACCCCGTCGGCAGCCATGTCCCCGTCGCCGGAGGCCTCGCCTCCGTAGGCCTCTCGTACGCGCGCGAGCTGGCCGCCGAGACCGTCCAGGTCTTCGTCGCCAACCCGCGCGGCTGGGCGACACCGCCCGGGAACCCGGCCCAGGACGAGGCCTTCCGCGCCGCCTGCGCCGCGGAGTCCATCCCCGCGTACGTCCACGCGCCCTACCTGATCAACTTCGGCTCGCACACCGAGGCGACCGTGGAGAAGTCGGTGGAGTCGCTGCGGCACTCACTGCGCCGGGGGCGGGCGATCGGGGCGCTGGGCGTGGTCGTGCACACGGGCTCGGCGACCGGCGGCCGGGAGCGCTCGGTGGCGCTGCGGCAGGTGCGCGAGTACCTGCTGCCGCTGCTCGACGAGCTGACCCACGACGACGACCCGTTCCTGCTGCTGGAGTCGACCGCCGGCCAGGGCTCCTCGCTCTGCTCGCGGACCTGGGACTTCGGACCGTACTTCGAGGCGCTCGACGCCCATCCGAAGCTGGGCGTCTGCCTGGACACGTGCCACATCTTCGCCGCGGGCCACGACCTCACCGGGCCCAGCGGGATGCACCAGACCCTCGATCTGCTGGTGGACACGGTCGGCGAGGGCCGCCTGAAGCTCATCCACGCCAACGACTCCAAGGACGTGGCGGGCGCCCACAAGGACCGTCACGAGAACATCGGCGCCGGCCACATCGGCGAGGACCCGTTCCGTGCCCTGATGACCCACCCCGCCACCGAGGGCGTACCGCTGGTCATCGAGACGCCCGGCGGCAAGGAGGGGCACGCGGCGGACGTGGAACGGCTGAAGAAGCTCAGGGACGGCTGA
- the pknB gene encoding Stk1 family PASTA domain-containing Ser/Thr kinase, whose amino-acid sequence MDTTLQDPLVGHVLDGRYRVDARIAVGGMATVYRAVDTRLDRVLALKVMHPTLAADASFVDRFIREAKSVARLAHPNVVQVFDQGTDGPYVYLAMEYVAGCTLRDVLRERGALQPRAALDILEPVLAALGAAHRAGFVHRDMKPENVLIGDDGRVKVADFGLVRAVDTVTHTTGAILGTVSYLAPEQIEHGTADPRVDVYACGILLFEMLTGDRPHSGGSPAAVLYKHLHEDVPPASALVPGLAYELDELVTSATARNPGVRPYDAVALLAQTLDARAALSDDQLDAVPPGAVATDRPGGADNRTSVIPRSLSVPRLPPVNEDDAELNRTSFLPSPPPEPPRRGRTMTPRRGVLAIVAAVLLVLGLGAGVWYINSGQFTEVPAVLDKTEAQARKNIEAAGLDVRTTKAYSDTVKLGRVISTDPKPTTRIRDNGSVTLTISKGPNTVRVPDLTGFKLDKAKDRLKKEGLAAGMVTESFSEDVTVGYVISTKPEAGTERRGGSAIALVVSKGSPVEVPDVLGDDVDDARQELEDAGLTVEVVPGRITSDYEAGQVARQSPGADKDVARGATIKLTVSKGPPLVEVPDVVGDNEDDAREELEAAGFEVDVDRDLLDLFGGDTVKSQSTEGGETAPKGSRITIKVG is encoded by the coding sequence GTGGATACGACCCTTCAAGACCCCTTGGTCGGGCATGTGCTCGACGGTCGGTATCGCGTCGACGCACGCATCGCGGTCGGCGGGATGGCCACGGTCTACCGGGCCGTGGACACCCGCCTGGACCGGGTGCTCGCGCTCAAGGTGATGCATCCGACCCTGGCGGCCGACGCCTCGTTCGTCGACCGTTTCATCCGCGAGGCCAAGTCGGTGGCCAGGCTCGCCCATCCGAACGTGGTGCAGGTCTTCGACCAGGGCACCGACGGCCCCTACGTCTATCTGGCGATGGAGTACGTGGCCGGATGCACCCTTCGCGACGTACTGCGTGAGCGCGGGGCGCTCCAGCCGCGGGCCGCGCTGGACATCCTGGAGCCGGTGCTCGCCGCGCTCGGCGCCGCGCACCGCGCCGGGTTCGTGCACCGCGACATGAAGCCGGAGAACGTCCTGATAGGGGACGACGGCCGGGTGAAGGTGGCGGACTTCGGCCTCGTACGAGCCGTGGACACGGTCACCCACACCACGGGGGCCATCCTGGGCACGGTGTCGTATCTCGCGCCGGAGCAGATAGAACACGGCACGGCCGACCCCCGCGTGGACGTGTACGCGTGCGGCATCCTCCTCTTCGAGATGCTCACCGGCGACCGGCCGCACTCGGGCGGCTCACCCGCCGCGGTGCTCTACAAGCACCTCCACGAGGACGTGCCCCCGGCGTCGGCACTGGTGCCCGGCCTGGCCTACGAACTCGACGAGCTGGTCACCTCGGCGACCGCGCGCAACCCCGGCGTCCGCCCGTACGACGCGGTGGCGCTGCTCGCACAGACCCTGGACGCGCGCGCCGCCCTGAGCGACGACCAGCTGGACGCCGTGCCCCCGGGGGCCGTCGCCACGGACCGCCCGGGCGGCGCCGACAACCGTACGAGCGTGATCCCGCGCTCGCTCTCGGTGCCCCGGCTGCCCCCGGTGAACGAGGACGACGCGGAGCTGAACCGCACCAGCTTCCTGCCGTCCCCGCCGCCCGAGCCCCCGCGGCGCGGGCGCACCATGACACCTCGCCGGGGCGTCCTCGCGATCGTCGCCGCGGTACTGCTGGTCCTCGGCCTCGGCGCGGGGGTCTGGTACATCAACTCCGGCCAGTTCACCGAGGTCCCTGCCGTCCTTGACAAGACGGAGGCGCAGGCCAGGAAGAACATAGAGGCCGCCGGGCTCGACGTGCGCACGACCAAGGCGTACAGCGACACGGTCAAGCTCGGCCGGGTCATCAGCACCGACCCGAAGCCCACCACCCGGATCCGCGACAACGGCTCCGTGACCCTGACCATCTCCAAGGGCCCGAACACCGTGCGCGTTCCGGACCTCACGGGCTTCAAGCTCGACAAGGCCAAGGATCGGCTGAAGAAGGAGGGGCTCGCGGCGGGCATGGTCACCGAGTCCTTCAGTGAAGACGTCACCGTGGGCTATGTGATCAGCACGAAGCCGGAGGCGGGCACCGAGCGCCGCGGCGGTTCGGCGATCGCGCTCGTCGTCAGCAAGGGCAGCCCGGTGGAGGTGCCCGACGTGCTCGGCGACGACGTGGACGACGCCAGGCAGGAGCTGGAGGACGCGGGTCTGACGGTCGAGGTCGTCCCCGGGCGGATCACCTCCGACTACGAGGCCGGCCAGGTGGCCAGGCAGTCGCCCGGCGCCGACAAGGATGTGGCGCGGGGTGCCACCATCAAGCTGACCGTGTCCAAGGGCCCGCCGCTGGTCGAGGTCCCGGACGTCGTGGGCGACAACGAGGACGACGCGCGGGAGGAGCTGGAGGCGGCCGGCTTCGAGGTCGATGTGGACCGGGACCTGCTCGACCTCTTCGGCGGCGACACGGTCAAGAGCCAGTCGACGGAGGGCGGCGAGACGGCGCCCAAGGGATCGAGGATCACCATCAAGGTCGGCTGA
- a CDS encoding thiazole synthase: protein MADDPFVLGGTSFTSRLIMGTGGAPSLDVLERSLVASGTELTTVAMRRVSPGSHGSVLSVLDRLGIRVLPNTAGCFTAGEAVLTARLAREALGTDVVKLEVIADERTLLPDPIELLDAAETLVDDGFTVLPYTNDDPVLARKLEDVGCAAVMPLGSPIGSGLGIRNPHNFQLIVEHARVPVILDAGAGTASDAALAMELGCAGVMLASAVTRAQEPVLMAEGMRHAVEAGRLAYRAGRIPRRHFAEASSPSDGIARLDPERPAF from the coding sequence ATGGCCGACGACCCCTTCGTCCTCGGCGGTACGTCCTTCACGTCCCGTCTGATCATGGGCACCGGCGGTGCCCCCAGCCTCGACGTCCTGGAGCGCTCGCTCGTCGCGTCCGGCACGGAGCTGACGACGGTCGCGATGCGGCGCGTGAGCCCCGGATCCCACGGCTCGGTCCTGTCCGTGCTCGACCGGCTCGGCATCCGCGTGCTGCCCAACACCGCGGGCTGTTTCACCGCCGGGGAGGCCGTCCTGACGGCCCGCCTCGCGCGTGAGGCGCTCGGCACGGACGTGGTCAAGCTGGAGGTCATCGCCGACGAGCGCACGCTGCTGCCCGACCCGATCGAGCTGCTCGACGCCGCCGAGACCCTCGTCGACGACGGCTTCACGGTCCTGCCGTACACGAACGACGACCCGGTGCTCGCGCGGAAGCTGGAGGACGTGGGCTGCGCCGCGGTCATGCCGCTCGGGTCGCCCATCGGGTCCGGGCTCGGCATCCGCAACCCGCACAACTTCCAGCTGATCGTGGAGCACGCGCGCGTGCCGGTGATCCTGGACGCGGGAGCGGGCACGGCGTCGGACGCGGCGCTCGCCATGGAGCTGGGGTGCGCCGGTGTGATGCTCGCCTCGGCCGTGACCCGGGCGCAGGAGCCCGTTCTCATGGCGGAGGGCATGCGGCACGCGGTCGAGGCCGGACGGCTCGCGTACCGGGCGGGGCGCATTCCGCGCCGCCACTTCGCCGAGGCCTCGTCCCCGTCGGACGGAATCGCACGACTCGACCCGGAACGCCCCGCTTTCTAA
- the thiS gene encoding sulfur carrier protein ThiS, translating into MSVTVLVNGERRQFAADTALDALVAALCAAPSGVAAALNETVVPRAQWPRTLLREGDRVEVLTAVQGG; encoded by the coding sequence ATGAGCGTGACCGTCCTCGTCAACGGGGAGCGGCGGCAGTTCGCCGCCGACACCGCCCTCGACGCCCTCGTGGCCGCCCTCTGCGCGGCCCCCTCCGGTGTCGCCGCCGCGCTCAACGAGACCGTCGTCCCGCGCGCGCAGTGGCCCAGGACCCTCCTGCGCGAGGGAGACCGCGTCGAAGTGCTCACCGCCGTACAAGGAGGCTGA